One stretch of Thalassophryne amazonica chromosome 17, fThaAma1.1, whole genome shotgun sequence DNA includes these proteins:
- the purbb gene encoding transcriptional activator protein Pur-beta → MVELKMADGDSGSERGASSGGGGGAGGFQRDQETQELASKRLDIQNKRFYLDVKQNSKGRFIKIAEVGAGGSKSRLTLSLSVAAEFRDYLGDFIEHYAQLGPSSPEQIAQAAVGEEGGPRRALKSEFLVRENRKYYLDLKENQRGRFLRIRQTVNRGPGFGAGGPGGGMLSGQTIALPAQGLIEFRDALAKLIDDYGGDDEELSGAGGGAAGGYGELPEGTSITVDSKRFFFDVGANKYGVFLRVSEVKPSYRNSITVPLKAWSKFGGAFCRYAEEMKEIHERHRDKLYERRDESEGEEAEDD, encoded by the coding sequence ATGGTGGAGCTGAAGATGGCGGATGGCGACAGCGGGAGCGAGCGTGGCGCCAGCAGCGGGGGAGGAGGAGGTGCAGGCGGCTTCCAGCGGGACCAGGAGACCCAGGAGCTGGCGTCCAAGCGCCTCGACATCCAGAACAAGCGTTTCTACCTGGACGTCAAACAGAACAGCAAAGGTCGCTTCATTAAGATAGCCGAGGTCGGGGCCGGCGGCTCCAAAAGCCGGCTGACCCTCTCGCTGTCCGTGGCCGCGGAGTTCCGGGACTACCTCGGGGACTTCATTGAGCACTACGCCCAGCTGGGACCGAGCAGCCCGGAGCAGATCGCCCAGGCCGCCGTGGGAGAGGAGGGTGGGCCGAGGAGAGCCCTGAAGAGCGAGTTTCTGGTCCGCGAGAACCGCAAGTACTACCTGGACTTAAAGGAGAACCAGCGCGGGAGGTTCCTGCGGATCCGACAGACCGTCAACCGCGGGCCCGGCTTCGGAGCCGGCGGCCCGGGGGGCGGCATGCTGTCCGGACAGACCATAGCCCTTCCGGCCCAGGGCTTAATCGAGTTCCGGGACGCGCTGGCCAAACTGATCGACGACTACGGAGGAGACGACGAGGAGCTGAGCGGAGCAGGAGGCGGAGCCGCCGGAGGCTACGGTGAGCTGCCGGAGGGCACCTCCATCACCGTGGACTCCAAACGCTTCTTCTTCGACGTGGGCGCCAACAAATACGGCGTCTTCTTGCGCGTGAGCGAGGTGAAGCCCAGCTACCGGAACTCCATCACGGTTCCCCTCAAAGCCTGGAGCAAGTTCGGAGGAGCGTTCTGCCGGTACGCCGAGGAGATGAAGGAGATCCACGAGCGGCACCGGGACAAACTGTACGAGAGGAGAGACGAGTCCGAGGGCGAGGAGGCGGAGGACGACTGA